One window of Candidatus Delongbacteria bacterium genomic DNA carries:
- the tsf gene encoding translation elongation factor Ts — translation MAEITAKMVADLRKSTGAGMMDCKKALSEANGDFDEAVRVLREKGQAKAAKRLGNETKEGRMFAKVSECGKTAAMISLTCETEPVAGVTEFVSFGEKVIETVFNNEDLSIHDAELTEIRAALGENITIKENIRMEGDLVESYIHTNKKVGVLLTLSIENNEMASNDDVKELAKNLTLQIASLAPKSVGREDLDPKYVEEEKEILIVQLKEDPKNANKPREILEKIVEGRLGKIFAEACLLEQEYVKEKMQVRELVESISKKVGTTVKVEKFVRYQIGG, via the coding sequence ATGGCTGAAATTACTGCTAAAATGGTTGCAGACTTAAGAAAAAGTACCGGTGCTGGTATGATGGACTGTAAAAAAGCCCTAAGTGAAGCTAATGGTGACTTTGACGAAGCTGTAAGAGTATTGAGAGAAAAGGGACAAGCTAAAGCTGCAAAAAGATTGGGTAATGAAACTAAAGAAGGTAGAATGTTTGCAAAAGTTTCTGAATGCGGAAAAACTGCTGCAATGATTTCTCTTACTTGTGAAACAGAACCTGTTGCTGGAGTTACCGAATTTGTTAGTTTTGGTGAAAAAGTTATTGAAACAGTTTTCAATAATGAAGATTTATCAATTCATGATGCTGAACTTACTGAGATAAGAGCAGCTTTAGGTGAAAATATCACTATTAAAGAAAACATTCGTATGGAAGGTGATCTTGTTGAAAGCTACATACACACTAATAAAAAAGTTGGTGTACTTCTAACACTTTCTATTGAGAATAATGAAATGGCTTCAAATGACGATGTTAAAGAGCTTGCAAAAAATTTAACTCTTCAAATTGCTTCTCTAGCTCCAAAATCAGTTGGAAGAGAAGATCTTGATCCAAAATATGTTGAAGAAGAAAAAGAAATTCTTATCGTACAATTGAAAGAAGATCCTAAGAATGCTAATAAACCTCGTGAAATTCTAGAGAAAATTGTTGAAGGTAGATTAGGTAAGATCTTTGCTGAAGCGTGTCTTCTTGAACAAGAGTACGTTAAAGAAAAAATGCAGGTAAGAGAACTTGTTGAAAGCATTTCCAAAAAAGTTGGAACTACTGTTAAAGTTGAAAAATTCGTCAGATATCAAATTGGTGGTTAA
- a CDS encoding UMP kinase, with protein MTKYKRVLLKLSGEALAGEAGYGIDPDVMKKTAEEVKKVYNLGAEIGIVVGGGNIFRGLSEHAANMDRVQADQMGMLATIMNSIALQNALERAGIETIIQSAIQMDSIAEPIVTRKAIRHFSKGRVVIFAGGTGNPYFTTDTAATLRAREINADVIIKATKVDGIYDSDPMKNKDAIKFDEISYIEVLNRNLRVMDTTAISFCMENDMVIGVVNLLKDGELERFIRGEKTGSVVR; from the coding sequence ATGACTAAATATAAAAGAGTATTGTTAAAACTTTCTGGTGAAGCACTTGCAGGTGAAGCTGGTTATGGAATTGATCCTGATGTTATGAAAAAAACAGCTGAAGAAGTAAAAAAAGTGTACAATTTAGGTGCAGAAATCGGAATCGTAGTTGGTGGTGGGAATATTTTTAGAGGACTTTCGGAGCATGCCGCAAATATGGATAGAGTTCAAGCCGATCAAATGGGTATGTTAGCCACTATTATGAACTCGATAGCTCTTCAAAATGCTTTGGAGAGAGCTGGAATTGAAACTATAATTCAAAGTGCAATTCAAATGGATTCTATTGCAGAACCTATTGTTACTAGAAAAGCAATAAGACATTTTTCAAAAGGAAGAGTGGTAATTTTTGCAGGTGGAACAGGAAATCCATATTTTACAACAGATACAGCAGCAACTTTAAGAGCCCGTGAAATTAATGCAGATGTAATTATAAAAGCCACTAAAGTTGATGGTATTTATGATTCAGATCCTATGAAAAATAAAGATGCAATAAAGTTTGATGAGATAAGTTATATAGAAGTTCTAAACAGAAATTTAAGAGTAATGGATACTACTGCTATTAGTTTTTGTATGGAAAATGATATGGTAATCGGTGTCGTAAATCTTCTAAAAGATGGTGAATTGGAAAGATTTATCAGAGGAGAAAAAACAGGCTCTGTTGTTAGATAA
- the dapB gene encoding 4-hydroxy-tetrahydrodipicolinate reductase: MKKIVLCGSEGKMGKAIRELALDALDFQIVGFVDRNKNENNVSNLVDLDCDYDIIVDFSSSNSLESNLRFAVESKKGYISGITGLSDDQIKLLKKASESIPVFYASNFSYGVFALNKILKTALEILDDKYDLEIFEKHHRNKVDAPSGTAKTLMNIIKHYREDSEFIFGRNGITGSKKLNEICVNSLRGGDIIGDHSVFFSGIGEVIELNHRATSRMVFASGVIKAIQFFLNTNSSGLYSMENLLEKF, from the coding sequence ATGAAAAAAATTGTTCTTTGTGGATCTGAAGGTAAAATGGGAAAGGCAATTAGAGAGCTTGCATTGGATGCTCTAGATTTTCAAATAGTTGGATTTGTTGATAGAAACAAAAATGAAAACAACGTTTCTAATTTAGTTGATCTGGATTGTGATTATGATATTATAGTTGATTTTTCTAGCTCAAATTCATTGGAAAGTAACTTGAGATTTGCTGTGGAGTCAAAAAAAGGATACATCTCAGGAATTACTGGCTTATCTGATGATCAAATCAAACTTCTTAAAAAAGCCTCTGAATCAATTCCTGTTTTTTATGCTTCTAATTTTTCTTATGGTGTTTTCGCTTTAAACAAAATACTAAAAACAGCTTTAGAAATTCTTGATGATAAATACGATTTAGAAATTTTTGAAAAGCATCATAGAAATAAAGTTGATGCACCCTCTGGGACAGCAAAAACACTCATGAATATCATCAAACACTACAGAGAAGATTCCGAGTTTATTTTTGGTCGTAATGGTATAACTGGATCTAAGAAATTAAATGAAATTTGTGTAAACTCGTTAAGAGGTGGAGATATAATTGGTGATCATTCAGTATTTTTTTCCGGAATAGGTGAAGTTATTGAGCTTAATCACAGAGCAACTTCTAGAATGGTTTTCGCTTCAGGAGTAATTAAAGCTATACAATTTTTCCTCAATACAAACTCCTCTGGTTTGTATTCCATGGAAAATTTATTAGAAAAATTCTAA
- the sppA gene encoding signal peptide peptidase SppA encodes MKKVIIATLIIISGLSFASELLNGLSTISTADGGFKTLYNPSLLGEGGFNYVFKTSFPYENDKLYDQKVTNYLFSLQMANLGFAYDRFGSIETYTLATGFNMNEGVYSGAKINWSGKSGVENEVGLYTTFRPARNLSFTIAGENLTEANNRGIESIFGLGYRPFGEMATIVADFCALGEDFNKTFYKVGLEIEPMEGLKLSGSYSSNFESDNIDPIISGGIELSFGFGSQGSTFDYVDETETGSFSYYFKGGTEKVHNLIKIPDSKIVKLNLAGTYREEKPGFNFMSLITGGQSGSTVVELKEKIRRLSEDPEIAGIHLIDHGHSMSFAAKEEIRAELEKFKAKGKKITAYIVNESQAGYYLTSLADKIYMYPMGSVTLNGIGMEMVFFKGLLDKFGIEMQAIRHGKFKSAVEPFIRENISPENYEQLNQMLKAYSDVLKNGISKARNISIEEINSIMDTNPYLEGDEALKNKLVDGLLYEDQVDSTITNDIKKGSMLIDENFYFAFSDKQYKWDSITDKKVAIVYATGSIVTGNSSESMFGGQTMGSKTTAELIKAARTDKNVKAIVFRIDSGGGSALASDIILRELQLAREVDKKPVIISMGGMAASGGYWISTQSDRIFANNSTLTGSIGVFGMVPNLDSLYTTLGLNFAKISQNKYSIQSGDGLLGMHKLSEDEKQLLQNSIEKIYDRFIDLVAKSRNMTTEQVDELGQGRVWSGIDAKENGLVDEIGGLEEAVKYAAKMSGIDEDDLEYKFYTRSGSFTISDFANSVFFRALPEDIRESMDKMSVLKAISDNGEKAAVILPYEVNVK; translated from the coding sequence GTGAAAAAAGTAATCATTGCTACATTAATTATCATTTCTGGATTGTCCTTTGCGAGTGAGTTACTCAATGGATTATCAACGATTTCTACTGCTGATGGAGGATTTAAGACTTTATACAATCCATCTTTACTTGGAGAAGGCGGTTTTAATTATGTTTTTAAAACTTCATTTCCTTACGAGAATGATAAATTGTACGATCAGAAAGTAACAAATTATCTATTTTCCTTGCAAATGGCTAATCTTGGTTTTGCCTATGACAGATTTGGTAGTATTGAAACCTATACCCTGGCTACTGGTTTTAATATGAACGAAGGTGTTTATTCAGGTGCGAAAATCAATTGGTCCGGAAAAAGTGGAGTGGAAAATGAAGTAGGGTTATATACAACTTTCAGACCTGCTCGCAATTTATCATTTACCATAGCTGGTGAAAATCTAACAGAAGCAAACAATCGAGGGATTGAATCAATTTTTGGTCTTGGTTATAGACCTTTTGGAGAAATGGCAACAATAGTCGCTGATTTTTGTGCTTTGGGAGAAGATTTTAATAAAACTTTCTACAAAGTTGGACTGGAGATTGAGCCAATGGAAGGTCTAAAATTATCTGGTAGTTATAGCTCAAATTTTGAGTCAGATAATATTGATCCTATTATAAGTGGAGGAATTGAATTATCCTTTGGTTTCGGATCTCAGGGTTCGACTTTTGACTATGTTGATGAAACAGAAACAGGTTCGTTTAGTTATTATTTTAAGGGTGGAACAGAAAAAGTACACAACTTAATAAAAATTCCAGACTCTAAAATCGTGAAGTTAAATCTAGCCGGTACTTATAGAGAAGAAAAACCTGGTTTTAATTTCATGAGTTTAATCACCGGTGGACAGTCAGGAAGCACAGTAGTTGAGTTAAAAGAGAAAATTAGGAGACTTTCAGAAGATCCTGAGATTGCCGGAATTCATTTGATCGATCACGGGCATTCAATGTCATTTGCTGCAAAGGAAGAGATCAGGGCTGAATTAGAAAAGTTTAAAGCAAAAGGGAAAAAAATAACAGCATATATTGTTAACGAATCTCAAGCAGGTTATTATTTGACTTCATTGGCAGATAAGATTTACATGTACCCAATGGGATCTGTTACTTTGAATGGAATAGGAATGGAGATGGTCTTTTTTAAAGGTTTATTGGATAAATTCGGTATAGAAATGCAGGCGATACGTCATGGAAAATTCAAATCTGCAGTAGAGCCATTTATCAGAGAGAACATAAGTCCTGAGAATTATGAGCAGTTAAATCAAATGTTAAAGGCCTATTCCGATGTATTAAAAAATGGTATTTCAAAAGCTAGAAATATCAGTATTGAAGAGATAAATTCTATAATGGATACAAATCCATATTTAGAAGGCGATGAAGCTCTAAAGAATAAACTCGTTGATGGATTGCTATATGAAGATCAAGTTGATTCTACAATAACTAATGATATAAAAAAGGGATCAATGCTTATTGATGAGAATTTCTATTTTGCATTTTCAGATAAGCAATACAAGTGGGATTCAATAACTGACAAAAAAGTAGCCATTGTCTATGCTACAGGCAGTATAGTGACAGGAAATAGTAGTGAAAGCATGTTTGGTGGACAAACTATGGGAAGTAAGACTACTGCTGAACTCATTAAAGCTGCAAGAACTGATAAAAATGTTAAGGCCATAGTATTTAGGATCGATTCTGGTGGTGGTAGTGCCCTTGCATCAGATATTATCCTTCGTGAGCTCCAGTTAGCAAGAGAAGTTGATAAAAAACCAGTTATAATATCAATGGGAGGTATGGCTGCTTCTGGCGGATACTGGATATCAACCCAGTCAGATAGAATTTTTGCTAACAACTCAACTCTTACAGGTTCTATAGGTGTTTTTGGAATGGTTCCCAACCTTGATAGTTTATATACAACTCTTGGTTTAAATTTCGCAAAAATCAGTCAAAACAAATATTCAATCCAAAGTGGAGATGGTCTACTTGGAATGCATAAACTTAGTGAAGATGAAAAACAATTACTTCAGAACAGTATTGAAAAAATTTATGATAGATTCATTGATCTTGTAGCAAAATCAAGAAATATGACTACTGAGCAAGTTGATGAACTTGGACAGGGAAGAGTATGGTCTGGTATCGATGCTAAAGAAAATGGATTAGTAGATGAAATTGGAGGATTGGAAGAGGCTGTAAAATATGCTGCAAAAATGAGTGGAATTGATGAAGATGATTTAGAATATAAGTTCTATACGAGATCCGGTAGCTTTACAATTTCAGATTTTGCAAATAGTGTATTTTTTAGAGCACTGCCAGAAGATATAAGGGAAAGCATGGATAAGATGTCAGTACTAAAAGCTATCTCAGATAATGGTGAGAAAGCTGCTGTTATTTTACCTTATGAAGTAAATGTTAAGTAG
- a CDS encoding tetratricopeptide repeat protein translates to MEKEKVDRIKLRKEMAIHAKHNGISETARRYNTTRKTVRKWLKRYAGNEQMENLSRRGQKCPHKMPEDLESKILELRKENPEWGAVKIKKHLNIPFSTTTIYNKFLRNNLIEIRKKNENAEQSFETYASDIKPFEKIFVFTRKITGLINKREIKVMNLPEIQIIAYDCKTSMFFIGFAREKTILDSAIFIDYLLNTLSRDKLLTENTQIITSKTIEFSTKYNQNLFTEIISKKFFCEHIFNTDLKDEYDYIIKKVMKNINNCIYDTSGEQLTIEQVVLKNMLTNLDEIASYDMFERLKNAVLIVPIITDMFIPKISDIRYRNIWPKDYFRSNSKLMHNIILKIDSEISEAKAEYQFEKLLTLFDIKLLIYGSGSSEYIRVFKEKFRIMINRGLTKRSEEILKELLIHINHEVDNVEISESYMTIGDYYFMNYQLKKAEGFYSIAENILNNNPDERILCMLYSKIGKVNLEQGHILNAIKKFFNQMSLSKNLKDDLLIAEANDNLALAYFHKDESQKALDHLLDNVPIYEQHNEIEKLFAVYGNLGKIYTSQMKSNEARKVFEKALRFAHRLDNRLRIAEIYSSLGTLYYVENHYEYALDNLAKSYSYYKKITNVKGMAEIEYKKSKVYLEMNCSLNSFLSLENAIKIYSEIENDYLVAICYLQIVEVLFRIKQYKNCGEFLAKAEKLSRENNYIDILKAVRLKDFELHYYESESFERKYDIILDFSNKIYDSHGDIQERSYNVYSLWELTKDLYVNNHFDNSEIKSLFIKTNKEAYELFKNLYRANPIYQVKRKLNKLSNYII, encoded by the coding sequence ATGGAAAAAGAGAAAGTTGATAGAATAAAATTACGAAAAGAGATGGCTATTCATGCAAAGCATAATGGGATTTCTGAAACAGCTAGAAGATACAATACAACAAGAAAAACTGTAAGGAAATGGTTAAAAAGATACGCTGGAAATGAACAGATGGAAAATCTATCCCGACGTGGTCAAAAATGTCCCCATAAAATGCCGGAGGATTTAGAATCTAAGATATTAGAACTAAGGAAAGAAAATCCAGAATGGGGAGCGGTCAAAATTAAGAAACATTTAAATATTCCTTTTTCAACAACAACCATTTACAATAAGTTTTTACGTAACAATCTAATTGAAATTAGAAAGAAAAATGAAAATGCTGAACAAAGTTTTGAGACTTATGCAAGCGATATAAAACCATTTGAGAAAATTTTTGTTTTTACGAGAAAAATTACAGGCTTAATTAACAAGCGGGAAATAAAAGTGATGAATCTTCCTGAAATTCAGATTATAGCTTATGATTGTAAAACTTCAATGTTTTTTATTGGTTTTGCTCGTGAAAAAACAATTCTAGATTCGGCAATTTTTATTGATTATTTGTTAAACACATTAAGTAGAGATAAACTGCTAACTGAAAATACGCAGATTATCACTTCAAAAACAATAGAATTTTCTACGAAATACAACCAAAATTTATTTACAGAAATTATATCAAAAAAATTCTTTTGTGAACATATCTTTAATACTGATTTAAAAGATGAATACGATTACATAATAAAAAAAGTAATGAAGAATATAAACAATTGTATTTATGATACAAGCGGTGAGCAATTGACTATAGAGCAGGTTGTTCTCAAAAATATGCTTACGAATTTAGATGAAATTGCTTCTTATGATATGTTTGAAAGATTGAAAAATGCTGTTTTGATAGTTCCTATTATTACGGATATGTTTATTCCAAAAATATCCGACATAAGATATCGTAATATCTGGCCAAAAGATTATTTTAGAAGTAACTCAAAATTAATGCATAACATAATATTAAAAATTGATAGTGAAATTTCAGAAGCTAAAGCTGAATATCAATTTGAAAAACTCCTTACTCTTTTTGATATAAAGCTGTTAATTTATGGATCTGGAAGTTCTGAGTATATTAGGGTATTTAAAGAAAAATTCAGAATTATGATAAATAGAGGGCTTACAAAAAGATCTGAAGAGATATTGAAGGAGCTACTAATCCATATCAATCATGAGGTCGATAATGTAGAGATTAGCGAATCCTACATGACAATTGGTGATTACTATTTTATGAACTACCAGTTAAAGAAGGCTGAAGGTTTTTATAGCATTGCAGAGAATATTCTAAATAATAATCCTGATGAAAGAATTTTATGTATGCTTTATTCAAAAATTGGGAAAGTAAATCTCGAGCAGGGTCATATTCTGAATGCAATTAAAAAATTTTTTAATCAAATGAGCTTATCAAAAAATCTTAAAGATGATTTACTTATCGCTGAAGCGAATGATAATTTAGCTTTGGCATATTTTCATAAAGATGAAAGTCAAAAAGCTCTTGATCATCTTTTAGATAATGTCCCAATTTATGAACAACACAATGAAATAGAGAAACTTTTTGCTGTTTATGGTAATTTGGGAAAAATTTATACTTCACAGATGAAATCTAATGAAGCTAGAAAAGTTTTTGAAAAAGCACTAAGATTTGCACACAGATTAGATAATAGGTTAAGAATTGCTGAAATTTATTCTTCACTGGGAACTTTGTATTATGTTGAAAATCATTATGAATACGCCCTAGATAATTTGGCTAAGAGTTATTCGTACTACAAAAAAATAACAAATGTAAAGGGTATGGCAGAAATTGAATACAAAAAGTCGAAAGTTTACTTGGAGATGAATTGCTCATTAAACTCTTTTTTAAGTTTAGAGAATGCAATCAAAATATATAGTGAGATTGAAAATGATTATCTTGTAGCGATCTGCTATCTACAAATAGTAGAAGTTCTGTTTAGAATTAAGCAGTATAAGAATTGTGGAGAATTTTTAGCTAAAGCAGAAAAACTAAGCAGAGAAAACAACTATATAGATATTCTTAAAGCTGTTAGATTGAAGGATTTTGAGTTACACTATTATGAATCGGAATCTTTTGAAAGGAAGTATGATATTATTCTCGATTTTTCTAATAAGATTTATGACTCACATGGAGATATTCAGGAAAGATCATACAATGTTTACAGTTTATGGGAGCTAACAAAAGACCTTTATGTGAATAATCATTTTGATAATAGCGAAATTAAGAGTCTTTTTATCAAAACCAATAAAGAGGCTTATGAGTTGTTCAAAAATCTGTATAGAGCAAATCCTATTTATCAGGTTAAGAGGAAATTAAATAAGCTATCAAATTATATCATTTAG
- a CDS encoding M23 family metallopeptidase, with product MKYLKIILLILTISCGIDKSQKIKVESQPKRTHFLSKNDLFFLNEVNPINHFKENIGALKKIITNTKSGLLFKMKYLFSDHFKYGKIENGQGLGSALLSIKKMKPEFAIEIIDSLKNEVDLKYLRPGDQFFVRFNDNFTNIDRFEYRTDLVTSHILERDSSGALNYTEIKRKTDDEFVIYRGTLNGTLDQSLLQSGISPYLKQAVNGIMECAVDLRYSARNGDDFLVLVEESRYDDYKIPGGKVMYVKYSGKKTGSHEAYRYDDMEKSSAYTAHYTKEGKALIHSAIRYPLDKIHITSHFGRRVHPVTGARSYHNGVDYRARTGTNVYAVSSGVVVKAGYGDLEGKMVAVRHADNTESYYLHLNSISVRKGNSVKSGQIIGKSGNTGRSTGPHLHFGIKQNGKWVNPLNKRMIATPKLEGERYEKFQQQMKDIDKILSETLINKDEKLLTECDSINESKA from the coding sequence ATGAAGTACTTAAAAATTATACTGCTTATTCTTACAATTTCGTGTGGAATCGATAAGAGTCAAAAAATCAAAGTTGAAAGTCAACCTAAAAGAACGCATTTTCTTAGTAAAAATGATTTATTTTTTTTGAATGAAGTAAATCCAATTAATCATTTCAAAGAAAACATTGGAGCTTTAAAAAAAATCATCACTAATACAAAGAGTGGTCTGCTTTTTAAAATGAAATACCTTTTTTCAGATCATTTTAAATATGGAAAAATTGAAAATGGACAAGGGTTAGGATCAGCACTATTAAGCATTAAGAAGATGAAACCTGAGTTTGCAATAGAGATTATTGATTCACTAAAAAATGAGGTTGATCTTAAGTATTTAAGACCCGGTGATCAATTTTTTGTTAGATTTAACGACAATTTCACAAATATAGATAGATTTGAGTACAGAACTGATCTCGTAACGAGCCATATTCTGGAAAGAGATTCTAGTGGAGCTCTAAATTATACTGAAATTAAAAGAAAAACCGACGACGAATTCGTTATTTACAGAGGGACACTTAATGGAACTCTTGACCAATCCCTTCTTCAATCTGGCATTTCACCTTATCTAAAACAAGCCGTAAATGGAATTATGGAATGTGCGGTTGATTTACGATACTCAGCAAGAAATGGTGACGATTTTCTTGTTCTTGTAGAGGAAAGTAGATACGACGATTATAAAATTCCAGGTGGGAAAGTAATGTATGTAAAATACAGTGGCAAGAAGACTGGATCTCATGAAGCATATAGGTATGATGATATGGAAAAATCATCGGCATATACAGCTCATTATACCAAAGAAGGTAAAGCTCTAATCCATTCAGCCATAAGATATCCACTGGATAAAATTCATATTACTTCACATTTTGGAAGAAGGGTTCATCCTGTAACTGGTGCAAGATCTTATCATAATGGAGTGGACTACAGGGCTAGAACTGGCACAAATGTGTATGCAGTTTCATCAGGAGTAGTAGTAAAAGCTGGCTATGGTGATCTGGAGGGAAAAATGGTCGCCGTAAGACATGCTGACAATACCGAATCATACTACCTCCACTTAAATTCTATATCCGTTAGAAAAGGAAATAGCGTTAAAAGTGGGCAAATAATTGGCAAATCTGGAAATACTGGCAGATCTACAGGACCACATCTTCATTTTGGAATCAAACAGAATGGGAAATGGGTAAATCCATTGAATAAGCGAATGATTGCTACTCCAAAACTTGAAGGTGAAAGATATGAAAAATTTCAACAACAGATGAAAGATATAGATAAAATTCTCAGTGAAACCCTTATAAATAAAGATGAAAAATTATTGACAGAGTGTGACTCGATCAACGAAAGTAAGGCTTGA
- a CDS encoding chemotaxis protein CheD, protein MNDSIVLREYFVQPGDLCIPTEPSKIYSVCGSGVVVAIWDKRKLKGGLCHFIKPVRESKKDRSPVYALPSIIGLINSLERSGCKIETMEASVYGGSENILAKNYIKNLGVDNINAAKEILKRKKVKLVHIDTGSSRGRKIMFNTSTGESIVARVNQLREDDWYIT, encoded by the coding sequence ATGAACGATTCAATAGTACTTAGAGAATACTTCGTACAGCCAGGGGACCTGTGCATACCAACTGAGCCTTCAAAAATCTATTCAGTTTGCGGTTCCGGAGTTGTTGTTGCAATTTGGGATAAAAGAAAGCTCAAAGGTGGGTTATGCCATTTTATAAAACCTGTGAGAGAATCAAAAAAAGACAGATCTCCAGTTTACGCACTTCCTTCTATAATCGGACTGATAAATAGTCTTGAGAGGAGTGGATGCAAGATAGAAACTATGGAAGCCTCAGTTTACGGTGGCAGTGAAAATATCTTAGCTAAAAATTATATTAAGAACTTGGGTGTTGACAATATAAATGCAGCTAAAGAGATTCTTAAAAGAAAAAAGGTTAAATTGGTCCATATAGATACGGGTTCTTCCAGAGGTAGAAAAATAATGTTCAATACATCGACTGGTGAATCAATTGTTGCCAGAGTAAATCAACTACGAGAAGACGACTGGTATATTACTTAA
- a CDS encoding protein-glutamate O-methyltransferase CheR produces the protein MLKFYKKIELHDNEHELIGDLVYSKFGIVLDSKKKNLIIGRLQKIINDLDLNSFKEYYDLIVGDKSGNMLLELVDKLSTNHTYFFRELDHFKILETNVIPDLLQKYKNEPLRIWSSAVSSGEEIYTLKIVLNELYEKKYLTPNYLLLGTDISTTALSKAVSANYDGENIIRVPSYLLNKYFTKEKDNSWTFKEKHRNGITLKRLNLMDQDFPFKNKFHIIFCRNVMIYFDESTKNDLIRKFSRFLVPGGYLFVGMSESIGQKSKYFKYFKPSVYLNSPEK, from the coding sequence ATGCTGAAATTTTATAAAAAGATTGAGTTACATGATAATGAACATGAATTGATTGGAGATCTTGTTTATTCTAAATTTGGCATAGTCCTTGACTCTAAGAAAAAAAATTTGATAATTGGTCGACTTCAAAAAATTATAAACGATTTAGATCTTAATTCCTTCAAAGAATATTATGATTTAATTGTGGGTGATAAAAGTGGAAACATGCTTTTGGAACTTGTGGATAAACTATCAACAAATCATACCTATTTTTTCAGGGAACTGGATCATTTTAAAATTTTAGAAACAAATGTGATCCCTGATCTTCTACAAAAATATAAAAACGAACCATTAAGAATTTGGTCATCAGCAGTTTCCTCTGGAGAAGAGATTTATACTTTGAAAATTGTTCTAAATGAGCTATACGAAAAAAAATACCTTACGCCAAACTATCTGTTATTGGGAACCGATATTTCAACAACTGCACTTTCAAAAGCCGTGAGCGCCAATTATGATGGTGAAAATATTATCCGAGTTCCTTCCTATCTCCTAAATAAATATTTTACAAAGGAAAAAGACAATAGTTGGACATTTAAAGAAAAACACAGAAATGGCATTACTTTAAAGAGATTAAATCTTATGGATCAGGATTTTCCTTTTAAAAACAAATTTCATATAATTTTTTGTAGAAATGTTATGATCTATTTTGATGAATCAACAAAAAATGATTTGATAAGAAAATTCAGTAGATTCTTAGTTCCAGGTGGTTATCTTTTTGTTGGAATGTCAGAATCAATTGGGCAAAAAAGTAAATATTTTAAATATTTTAAACCTTCAGTATACCTAAATAGTCCGGAGAAATAA